From a region of the Corvus cornix cornix isolate S_Up_H32 chromosome 2, ASM73873v5, whole genome shotgun sequence genome:
- the LOC104689237 gene encoding LOW QUALITY PROTEIN: protein adenylyltransferase SelO-like (The sequence of the model RefSeq protein was modified relative to this genomic sequence to represent the inferred CDS: deleted 1 base in 1 codon), whose product MWWRRWLPACLAWGCVAALCGSRGLCPAPNASRPEPGQCPRRRAAELCAWAVSSDSLLDPFPVDVIQENYVRNVRNCIFSIVYPTPFKSRVRLVAVSEDVLENILDLDVSVKGSSDFLEFVSGAKVIFGSVPLAHRYGGHQFGSWAGQLGDGRAHLIGVYTNRHGERWELQLKGSGKTPYSRNGDGRAVLRSSVREFLCSEAMHYLGIPTSRAASLIVSDDDVWRDQFYNGNIKKERGAIVLRLAKSWFRIGSLEILTHSGELDLLRRLLDFIIQEHFPSIAMNDSNRYLEFFSTVVSETANLIAMWMSVGFAHGVCNTDNFSLLSITIDYGPFGFMDSYDPNFVPNTSDDERKYKIGNQASVGLFNLSKLLQALKPLLDPRQNQLASQILEGYGEYYYSRFTELFKTKLGLLGENENDNFLIAFLLKIMEDTKADFTMTFRELSEITADQLKELSIPEEFWALQDLGKHKLFSEWVTMYLLRLNSNKGDSDTKRRTRMTTVNPRYILRNWMAESAVQKANLNDFSEVQLLEQVLQHPFQRQEAAERAGYSLHPPAWAKHLKVSCSS is encoded by the exons ATGTGGTGGCGCCGCTGGCTGCCCGCCTGCCTGGCCTGGGGCTGTGTGGCCGCGCTGTGCGGCTCCCGCGGGCTCTGCCCGGCCCCGAACGCCTCCCGCCCCGAGCCGGGTCAGTGCCCGCGGCGG CGGGCGGCGGAGCTCTGCGCCTGGGCCGTGTCCTCCGACAGCCTCCTAG ATCCTTTTCCAGTTGATGTGATCCAAGAAAATTATGTCCGTAATGtgagaaactgcattttttcaatTGTCTATCCTACACCTTTTAAATCTAGAGTTCGTCTTGTAGCTGTTTCAGAG GATgttcttgaaaacattttggatCTTGATGTATCTGTCAAAGGATCGTCTGATTTTCTGGAGTTCGTCAGTGGTGCGAAAGTGATATTTGGGTCTGTTCCATTGGCCCATAGGTATGGGGGTCACCAG tTTGGTAGCTGGGCAGGTCAGCTGGGGGATGGAAGAGCCCACTTGATCGGAGTATATACAAACAG GCATGGTGAGAGGTGGGAACTGCAGTTAAAAGGGTCAGGAAAGACCCCATACTCCAG GAATGGCGATGGAAGAGCTGTGCTTCGCTCTTCTGTTCGAGAGTTTTTGTGTAGTGAGGCCATGCACTATCTTGGAATTCCTACAAGCAGAGCTGctag CTTAATTGTAAGTGATGATGATGTGTGGAGAGACCAATTTTACAATGgaaatattaagaaagaaagag GTGCAATAGTGCTACGACTTGCCAAATCATGGTTTCGTATAGGATCCTTGGAAATCTTAACTCACTCTGGGGAACTGGATTTACTAAG AAGATTGCTAGACTTTATCATCCAGGAACATTTTCCATCAATAGCTATGAACGATTCAAATAGATATCTG GAATTTTTCTCTACAGTCGTGTCAGAGACTGCAAATCTGATTGCAATGTGGATGTCTGTGGGGTTTGCACATG GTGTTTGCAATACAGATAATTTCAGTTTATTATCCATAACAATAGATTATGGTCCATTTGGATTTATGGACTCCTATGACCCCA attttgttCCAAACACATCCGATGATGAAAGGAAGTATAAAATAGGAAATCAGGCAAGTGTTGGGCTGTTTAATCTGAGCAAGCTGTTACAAGCTCTAAAACCTTTATTGGATCCCAGGCAAAATCAGCT agcttCCCAGATTTTGGAGGGCTATGGTGAATACTATTACAGCCG tttcacagaactattcaaaacaaaattggGTCTTCTTGGGGAGAATGAGAATGATAACTTTTTGattgctttccttttaaaa ATCATGGAAGATACAAAGGCTGATTTTACAATGACATTCCGAGAGCTGAGTGAAATTACTGCTGACCAGTTAAAGGAGCTCAGTATTCCTGAG gAGTTCTGGGCTCTCCAGGATCTGGgtaaacacaaattattttcagaatggGTTACTATGTACCTCCTGAGATTAAACAG TAACAAGGGTGATTCAGACACCAAAAGAAGAACAAGAATGACAA CTGTTAATCCTAGATACATACTTAGGAATTGGATGGCGGAATCAGCAGTGCAAAAAGCTAATTTGAATGATTTCTCAGAG GTTCAGCTCCTAGAGCAGGTTTTACAACACCCCTTTCAgaggcaggaggctgcagagagagcagggTACTCCCTGCACCCCCCAGCTTGGGCCAAGCACCTGAAAGTGAGCTGTTCGTCCTGA